TATGCAATTGCAAGAATCTCTGTTGGTAATACATTTATCGCGTGTATGCTGACAATCGTTGGATATTCCATCAACGCGACCATTGTTATCTTTGACCGTATCCGAGAGGAAATGCGTGGTAAGACAAAGAGCAGTGATGTTGCAGCAGTTGTAAACAAGAGTATCACACAGACGCTGACAAGAAGTATCTATACATCTCTTACAACATTTATCATGGTAGCAGTACTTTACGTCATGGGTGTAAGTTCTATCAAGGAGTTTGCACTTCCATTGATGGTCGGAGTTGTATGCGGAGCTTACTCATCTGTATGTATCACAGGAGCGCTGTGGTATGTAATGAAACGCTTCAAGAAGTAATTTTAAATACTATAGAACAGCCAAAGTCATATTTTATGGCGAGGCTGTTCTTTTCTTAAAATAAATATTTGCAAAGTAAATAAAATGATGTTGGAGATTCCTGTAGAAAGTGTAGTATTTACTTTGCAAATATTTATTTGGATAAAACAGGAGAGACGAAAATTATGGAACGCTGGGTACTTTTAAGAAAAGGTGCTGATTTTGAGGCTATCAGTAAGAAATTTCATATTAGTCCGAGACTGGCCAGTCTGATCCGTAACCGGGATGTTATTGGAGATGAAGCAATCAACCAATATCTGAACGGTACAATTGCGGAACTCTACGATGGAATGCAGATGAAGGGTATGCCACAGGCGGTGGAAATTCTGACTGAAAAAATCAGGGACCGGGAAAAAATCCGTGTCATTGGAGACTATGACTGTGATGGGATCAATGCGACATATATTCTTTTAGAAGGTCTGGAAAAGCTTGGCGCAAAGGTGGACAGCGACATCCCAGATCGTATCAAAGACGGATATGGATTAAATCAGCATCTGATCGACCGGGCGCATGAAGATGGAATTGATACGATCATCACCTGCGATAACGGAATTGCGGCAGCGAAAGAAATTGAGTATGGAAAAGCGCTTGGTATGACGATCATCGTAACAGACCATCATGAAGTGCCGTACAAGGAAAATGAAGCGGGAAGAAGATACATTTTACCGCCGGCAGATGCAGTTGTTGACCCAAGGCAGGAAGGATGTGAATATCCATTTAAAGGATTATGTGGTGCAGCGGTTGCATACAAGCTTGTAGAGGCGCTCTGTGAGGCAAATGGTCAGGATGTGGCGGATCTGGATTATCTTTTGGAAAATGTTGCAATTGCAACAGTGGCAGATGTGATGGATCTGACAGAGGAAAATCGAATTCTGGTGAAGCAGGGTCTTGAGATGCTAAAGAGGACATCTAATCTGGGACTACGTGCCCTGATCCAGTGTATCGGGCTGGAGGGGAAAAAGATTCAGGCATATCACATCGGATTTATTCTTGCTCCGTGTCTGAATGCCAGTGGTAAGTTGGATACGGCAAAAAGAGCACTGGCACTGCTTCGGGCAAAGACAGGGCGGGAGGCAGATATGCTGGCAGGTGATCTGAAAGCATTGAATGAAAGCCGTAGAGATATGACAGACCGCGTTGTAGATGAGGCAATGGCGAAAGTGGAACAGACAGATATCCGGGAGGATAAGGTGCTTGTTATCTATCTGCCGGATTGTCATGAAAGCCTTGCCGGACTTGTGGCTGGCCGTGTGAGAGAAAATTACTATCGTCCGGTATTTGTATTGACAGATTCCGAAGATGGAGTCAAAGGATCGGGAAGATCGATCGAAAGCTATTCCATGTATGAAGAACTGACAGGCTGTGGGGATCTTCTGACAAAATTCGGCGGACATCCGATGGCGGCAGGACTTTCACTTGATAAAGAAAATGTTGAGAAATTTAAAAGAAGGCTAAATGATCAGTGTACGCTTTCAGAAGAAGAGCTGACAGAAAAAGTAGTGATTGATATGGAACTGCCATTTGCTGCTATTACAGAACATTTTATAGAAGAACTTGAATACATGGAACCATTTGGAAAAGGTAATACAAAACCGGTTTTTGCGGCAAGAGGCGTCGTCATGCAGCATATGAAGATCATCGGGAAAAATAAAAATGTTGCAAAAGCAACAGCAATCGATGCGGCGGGAAACCGGATGGAAGCCATCTGTTTTCGTGATGTACAGGAATTTGCAGAACGGTGTGAAAGAAATAATGGTAAAATGTCCATTACATTTTACCCTGGAATCAATGAATTCCGGGGAGAAAGACAAATTCAGATTGTAATTACCCATTATCGATAGATTTTTTTTGAAAAATGGAACAAATAATGCTATACTAAAAGATATACTTTACCTTGAAAGAGAAGAAGGAGAGAATAATTATGAAACCGATAGAAGATTATGTAGTAAGTATTCCGGATTTTCCAGAACCGGGGATCATATTTCGTGATGTGACAAGTGTATTACAAGACGCGGAAGGACTGCATCTTGCAATTGATCTGATGCAGGAAAAATTAGAAGGTCTTGACTTTGACGTAGTAGTCGGACCGGAATCCAGAGGATTTATTTTCGGGGTACCGATCGCATATAATCTGAAAAAGCCATTTATTCCGATTCGTAAAAAAGGAAAGCTTCCAAGAGAGACGGTTTCTGCAGAGTATGAATTAGAGTATGGCACAGCAACTATCGAGATGCACAAAGATGCGATCAAGCCAGGGCAGAGAGTTGTGATCATTGATGATCTGATCGCGACAGGCGGAACGAATGAGGCAATGATCCATTTGATTGAAGGTCTTGGCGGAAAGGTTGTAAAGACTGTGTTTTTAATGGAACTGGCAGGACTTCATGGACGTGACAGATTACAGGGATATGATATAGATTCAGTTATTGTATATCCTGGAAAATAGAAAAAGATATACATTTGAGAGACTAGAGAGGGAAGGAGGCGTTAATATGTCAGAGAATAAAACAACATATGAGTCACTGGACGGCAAGATTGCTCCGGAAGCATTGCTAAAAGACACAAGAGGGAAACTTCAGATGGTAGATGGGCACGGGATCAAACAGGAGGCAGATTATGATGATCCGGATAAGCTTTATGGCATGTTAATTGCCCGTATTCAAAAGTATCATCCGTCTGCGGATGTTACTCAGATCGAGAAGGCATATAATCTGGCAAAAAAAGCGCATGGAGACCAAAAGAGAAAGTCGGGAGAACCGTATATTATCCACCCGCTCTGGGTAGCAATCATTCTTGCGGATCTTGAGATGGATAAGGAGACAATTATCGCAGCTCTTCTTCATGACGTAGTGGAAGATACTCGGATTGGAGAGGATTATATAAAAGAAGAGTTTGGAGAAGAGGTAGCTCTTTTGGTAGACGGTGTTACGAAACTTGGCCGTGTAGCTTATTCTGCGGACAAACTGGAACTTCAGGCGGAGAATTTGAGAAAGATGTTCCTTGCTATGGCAAAGGATATCCGGGTTATTATCATTAAACTTGCGGACCGTCTGCATAATATGCGTACACTGCAGTTCATGACTC
The sequence above is drawn from the Dorea formicigenerans genome and encodes:
- the recJ gene encoding single-stranded-DNA-specific exonuclease RecJ, with the protein product MERWVLLRKGADFEAISKKFHISPRLASLIRNRDVIGDEAINQYLNGTIAELYDGMQMKGMPQAVEILTEKIRDREKIRVIGDYDCDGINATYILLEGLEKLGAKVDSDIPDRIKDGYGLNQHLIDRAHEDGIDTIITCDNGIAAAKEIEYGKALGMTIIVTDHHEVPYKENEAGRRYILPPADAVVDPRQEGCEYPFKGLCGAAVAYKLVEALCEANGQDVADLDYLLENVAIATVADVMDLTEENRILVKQGLEMLKRTSNLGLRALIQCIGLEGKKIQAYHIGFILAPCLNASGKLDTAKRALALLRAKTGREADMLAGDLKALNESRRDMTDRVVDEAMAKVEQTDIREDKVLVIYLPDCHESLAGLVAGRVRENYYRPVFVLTDSEDGVKGSGRSIESYSMYEELTGCGDLLTKFGGHPMAAGLSLDKENVEKFKRRLNDQCTLSEEELTEKVVIDMELPFAAITEHFIEELEYMEPFGKGNTKPVFAARGVVMQHMKIIGKNKNVAKATAIDAAGNRMEAICFRDVQEFAERCERNNGKMSITFYPGINEFRGERQIQIVITHYR
- a CDS encoding adenine phosphoribosyltransferase, producing MKPIEDYVVSIPDFPEPGIIFRDVTSVLQDAEGLHLAIDLMQEKLEGLDFDVVVGPESRGFIFGVPIAYNLKKPFIPIRKKGKLPRETVSAEYELEYGTATIEMHKDAIKPGQRVVIIDDLIATGGTNEAMIHLIEGLGGKVVKTVFLMELAGLHGRDRLQGYDIDSVIVYPGK